From Miscanthus floridulus cultivar M001 chromosome 15, ASM1932011v1, whole genome shotgun sequence, the proteins below share one genomic window:
- the LOC136508889 gene encoding L10-interacting MYB domain-containing protein-like — protein sequence MPEAEWNDEHTRLVSELFEEQVRAGNRPNTHLNNIGYRQVAAKFQQRTQLLYTKLQLKNKWDKFKNDYITWRKLLVVGKGLPWDATKGTFVADEEWWKKINKELPGARKFRHGGLRHEDRLKVMFDYITSNGVDPSPPAPESPKNGVDHSPPAATGLPSAPDCPLNGAEHSPVTAHGLPSRPDSHMNGTDHLPLATHDLPHVQEIPMNGVNLDESDNNAEDNDDTHREPVFRYSSSNRKKIPIRFSAAKKKKNKSETALLMQAHLYRITELAQKAQDTFEKFSSQADSAPWPSIQDVMTLVRECGARCGSNEHFIATELFVSREQREMFLTMETAEERFQWLRRKYIVKYLSGTAGTSLGTR from the exons ATGCCAGAAGCCGAGTGGAATGATGAACACACTAGGCTTGTCAGTGAACTCTTTGAAGAACAAGTTCGGGCTGGGAACAGGCCAAACACGCACCTGAACAACATTGGTTACCGCCAAGTTGCAGCTAAATTTCAGCAGAGGACACAGCTTCTCTATACAAAATTGCAGCTTAAGAACAAATGGGACAAGTTTAAGAATGACTACATTACCTGGAGGAAGTTACTTGTAGTGGGAAAGGGTTTACCTTGGGACGCAACAAAGGGGACATTTGTTGCTGACGAAGAATGGTGGAAGAAGATCAATAAG GAGCTGCCAGGTGCAAGGAAATTTCGACATGGCGGTCTACGACATGAGGATAGGTTGAAAGTAATGTTCGACTACATCACTAGTAATGGTGTGGATCCTTCACCACCTGCTCCAGAAAGCCCAAAGAATGGGGTGGATCATTCGCCACCGGCCGCAACTGGTTTGCCATCTGCTCCAGACTGCCCCCTCAATGGAGCCGAGCATTCGCCTGTGACTGCACATGGGTTGCCATCTCGTCCAGACAGCCACATGAATGGCACAGATCATTTGCCACTGGCCACACATGATTTGCCACATGTTCAAGAAATCCCCATGAATGGTGTGAACCTTGATGAATCGGACAACAATGCTGAAGATAATGATGACACTCATCGAGAGCCTGTGTTTCGGTATTCTTCATCAAACAGGAAGAAGATACCGATTCGTTTCAGTGctgcaaagaagaagaaaaacaagtccGAAACTGCTCTGCTCATGCAAGCTCATTTGTACCGCATAACTGAGCTGGCTCAGAAAGCACAGGACACTTTCGAAAAGTTCAGCTCCCAGGCTGACTCGGCGCCATGGCCTAGCATCCAGGATGTTATGACACTGGTCCGGGAGTGCGGAGCACGGTGTGGAAGCAATGAGCATTTCATTGCAACTGAACTGTTTGTCAGTAGAGAACAGAGGGAGATGTTCCTAACCATGGAAACGGCCGAGGAACGGTTCCAGTGGCTTAGAAGAAAGTACATCGTCAAGTATTTGTCAGGTACAGCAGGTACAAGTCTGGGTACTAGATGA